The following proteins are co-located in the Flavobacterium sp. CECT 9288 genome:
- a CDS encoding RNA polymerase sigma factor, whose translation MAKKELFDEIYYKHYNKVFRLCKGYFCGDTALASDATQEIFIKVWEKLDTFRNESNISTWIYRIAVNTCLLYLRKSSTKKEIRTDILPQVVAENYSSEKDEQLRQMYQCIQKLEETNKMIILMTLDGLEYQEISEVIGITEETLRVRIHRIKKSLTQCVQNENI comes from the coding sequence GTGGCTAAAAAAGAACTATTCGACGAGATATACTATAAGCATTACAATAAAGTGTTTCGATTGTGCAAAGGATATTTTTGTGGCGATACGGCATTGGCCTCTGATGCGACTCAGGAAATCTTCATCAAAGTCTGGGAGAAGTTAGACACTTTTAGAAATGAATCAAATATCAGCACTTGGATTTACAGAATTGCAGTAAACACTTGCCTTCTTTATTTGAGAAAATCATCTACAAAGAAAGAAATCAGGACCGATATTCTGCCTCAGGTTGTTGCAGAAAACTATTCTAGCGAAAAAGATGAGCAGCTTAGACAAATGTATCAATGCATACAAAAATTGGAAGAAACGAACAAGATGATCATCCTGATGACTTTAGACGGTTTAGAATATCAGGAAATATCAGAAGTAATCGGGATAACCGAAGAAACACTTCGCGTTAGAATTCACAGAATCAAAAAAAGTTTAACTCAATGTGTACAAAATGAAAACATTTGA
- a CDS encoding alpha/beta fold hydrolase: MKTKSILIIAFFLLISKSVFAQTAFKVEVKGKGAPVMLFPGFGCTGEVWNETVAELSKNNECHIFTFAGFGNVPPIETPWLATIKDQVISYVKTKKIKNATLIGHSLGGTLSLWLASQETNLFKKLIIVDALPATAALMIPNYKGEIIPYDNPQSKMMLNMDLKAFDGMNSQSTSFMCMNKEKQKTINEWMRLVDRKTYVHGYIDMLNLDLRKEISKIKIPVVILAASNPDLTTVQNTYKAQYENLPSVKIEYAANSAHFVMYDQPEWFMDKVKLELK, encoded by the coding sequence ATGAAAACAAAATCTATTTTAATTATTGCATTTTTCCTTTTGATCTCAAAATCTGTTTTTGCTCAAACTGCCTTCAAAGTAGAGGTAAAAGGAAAAGGAGCTCCCGTAATGTTGTTTCCTGGTTTTGGCTGCACCGGAGAAGTTTGGAATGAAACAGTAGCAGAGCTTTCTAAAAATAACGAATGTCATATTTTTACTTTTGCTGGATTTGGCAATGTCCCACCAATAGAAACTCCTTGGTTAGCTACCATCAAAGATCAAGTCATTTCCTATGTAAAAACAAAAAAAATTAAGAATGCTACATTAATTGGTCATAGTTTAGGAGGTACTTTAAGTTTGTGGTTAGCCTCTCAGGAAACCAATTTGTTCAAAAAATTAATTATTGTTGATGCTTTGCCTGCGACTGCCGCTTTAATGATACCTAACTACAAAGGAGAAATTATACCGTATGACAATCCGCAAAGTAAAATGATGCTTAACATGGATCTAAAAGCGTTTGACGGAATGAATTCGCAGTCGACTTCTTTTATGTGTATGAACAAAGAAAAACAAAAAACAATCAATGAATGGATGCGTCTTGTGGACAGAAAAACTTACGTTCACGGTTATATTGACATGCTAAATTTAGACCTACGAAAAGAAATTTCTAAAATTAAAATTCCTGTTGTAATTTTAGCTGCTTCAAATCCAGATCTTACCACAGTACAAAACACTTATAAAGCCCAGTATGAAAATCTGCCTTCTGTTAAAATTGAATATGCAGCAAACTCCGCTCATTTTGTTATGTACGATCAACCGGAATGGTTTATGGATAAAGTAAAACTTGAATTAAAATAA